The Tubulanus polymorphus chromosome 4, tnTubPoly1.2, whole genome shotgun sequence genomic interval GATCTTGGTAATGAGACTCATATTGATATCTATGTATATTTGAATAGATTATGAAGGCAACACAGAGGGTTGTGTGAATGAGAAATTTCTGTGTTCAACTCCGTACAACGATCACAATAAAAAGGTAAAACTGGCTGAATTACATTCTGGGAGACCAGTTGTCGCTCTCATACgttagttaaagttaacaCATGGATAACTGACAGTTGGGATTGAAACTGATGGTTAAAGTTAACCACTGAACTGGTTAAAGTTAACCTATGGATTGACTAGCATAGTAACAATTAAACCTGCATTGTTATCATGGCATTTATCCAAAGGTTAATTTTGGCCAACTTCTGTGTTACTGACCCCTGGTTGTTCTCAGAAGTTTTAAAGTAACTGGCTGTCTGTTATAGGTTGTGAAAGTGATTGCGGAACCGGGTTactcgactatagtcgaaacTGAAACTACATTTGACGGAGAAACAACGGAACACCTGGTGACGGCGAGTAGAACTAATCTGGAGACGGGCGATGTGGATGAGATGATCCCTCAACGAGCCTCGTCTCAAACTATTGTCGCCGAGGTCCGAGTCGAACGTTAATTGCTGCATGATCTCTACTTCATtcttaaatcattttaatatttgatggaaTTAATTCATAGTTTGTTTTAAGGAAAAAGTTGTTttctattgatatttttgttacTGTTTATGCAATTGATGTTAGAATTCTGTGCAATAAAACTGCAGTTCATTGTTTGTTTTAAACAAGAATTCTCATTGTactgtgtttgtgtgtgtttTGGGAACttaatttattgaatgatgGTAGAAATCTCCCTTAAGCACAATTTGGACATACTCACTGACCCCCGTCTTTACTGGGCTGACTCACTGACCCCCAGTCTTTATACTGGGCTGACTGACCCTCTCGGCCTCAAGTCCCAAAGTCTATACTGGTGTCTGGAGCATGGACTGACTGACTCCCGGCCTGGTCTCTATACTTTAATCGAGGCCTGAAGCTTGGACTGACTGACCCCCGGTTCCTGTTTCTATACTGAATCGTGGTCTGTAGTTAAGACTAATTGTAAATCCATTTTGACGGGTGTTAATTGCAGCAGGAAGGAACGTAATTATCAGGAGCAGATGCAGGTGCGCGTTGCACCTGTGAGAGGAGATTCAGTTAACACTGATTGTCACCTAGAAATAGTGTTGAGCACCATCACGAGCAGCTGCATCGATTCAGCTGCAGTCCTGCGACAGGGCCGTACGGGGGTAGAAAAACCGAAAAATGGCAGGTCTGTTGGATGTGGCAATAATTAATTTCCTATTGATGTCAATTTTGACCTTAGCAAAATAACTTATTGTAGAATTTTCCATGAAATAaagttttatatttgattttacaaaaatatggCAATGATATTAGCAAAAAGGTAACTTTTCCAAGATTTCTGGGGCTGCGACTCCCAGCCATGTACGCGGGAGGGGGTAACTATCTTTCATCCAGATTTCCATCTCCACATCGTCGCAGACACGAAAGAGTGATTACATAAACACGAGTTGacggaaatttgaaaaaaaatagatcATGCAGATATATTTCAGTAAATCtcacaaaataaaaacatcagaTACTAAAAAGAAATCATCTCTATCATTACTACGAAATgcacaacaacaaaaaaccttttttctcttttcttcTCTTTGCTCGCGAAATAGTATAAAGCAGCGTCCAGCAGTATAATTACACTGTAGATAATCACACTACtcttcaattttatataactAACAGCAGTATATGATATGATAGGAGATCATAAAACTTATACTCAATAACAACAACTTCAGTGCATTAAGATCATCTTTACAGAAACTAACAACATTAcgaacaatttattttgtttctgttttaaACATTGATTTCATAGACTGAATTTTACAAAGCCAAATCTACTGAGAAAGACACGTCCGAAGGCAATAGAAATCACTGCGGCGCGCCTCTTAAGTACAAGTAACTAACAAGGTTTTGACAGTGAGCGGTGATCTGACACTTCATTCGGGTGCATTCAAAACAATCTCGGATTCATTATAGAAAAGCTgagtgaaatttcaaaaacactttCCCAAACAACAGTTAAAGTTCCAATCTCTTTTTGAGTTTCGATATTGAATGTTACGATCTATTGGGAGGGAACacactctggatccagtttcactgaTATGTCGAGTTAGCTTGACTTGACTTCAATGCCATACCctcaatacaatcaaactCGCGTTGTGAGACTGGATTCACATTTATAGGTGACGAGTCACATACTATTACTAACAGCACGCGACAATCTTGGTTACACATGCACTCTATTCAAAACCATCACCagttttaattcatcaaatcaatcaataattcaACCCTTGTTATTTGAAAGCCGGGGTGTGAGAGTATTTGAGTTCTAGTAAAGATGACGGACAGCCTTGTATCTTGTTACCGTTACGCAAAACAAGATCTTCTTGTTGCAGTTGTTTCTTTATTCGATACCAAGTTGCGTCTAAAACCGGGCCGTCTCTGCTGTGGTCATACATGTCTTTGTCATATCTAAAGCTCATTTTCCTGAATGACAAAAACATGTTTCATCACATTAATACTTTTTGGAGCATTGTTTGATCTAATCGTGTTGAGTGACCAATAGAGTCGAATATCCACGATCGAAACTATGTCCGCCGTAACTGGTGTAACCGGGACCCTGTGCGTCCTACAACGATAGGAGTGCGAGCCCAGGCTTCAATGACAATAACTTTATTCCAAAAAGGCAAATCTCAAATCAAAAGGCATCATCCAGGAAAACTAGAACAAAAATATAACCCGACCCTAGCACGGAACACGTGAACCCGCAGCATAAGCAGCAAGTGCTTACCCCGCTAGACCAAGGTGAGTCCAATTGCGTATCAGTTCAGTGGTGACTAGTTAGGTTTGGTGACTgatgaccagtcaggtgtggtaaaCTGTCAATCAGTTTCTACTCACGAAGAAATACCCAAGATTCGGATTATCACTAATATCACTGGACTGATCATTGTAATTTGTGAGATATCAACAGTTAAATCCATCGTGCGCACTTATGACACTAGCCCAGTTGATAGTTAAGAGTTGACCCttgattatttctatttgCTTGAAAATTGATTGTCAGTTGAAGGTGGAGATTTATTTGGAGAAACTGGCTGTCTTTATTAGTCATGCTTAAACAAAAACGAGAATGGTGCGTGAGTTTATAAAAAGCTGCAGAAAGTGTGTAGAAGAGCAGGCACAGATCTAACAGTAGAATTTATATGATCAGGAAATGTAATTTACAGGGGAATCATTATTGAGAGGTCTGTGTGATGATATACTGATGAAGCTGACCACCACTAACACGCGTAGTTTGATTCAATCTCTGAAGCAATTATTGCTTATCACGGATGATTTCTCCGGGGATTTTATTGGCGATAAATTGCGAAAATGTACATTGATATCATCTATTCAGCCCGACACCGCACTGAGACCCGGTCCATGTGTCGATCACGCTTTCCATCGACTTCTCGAGCTCGTGAGGAGTTCACTTTtacaaaacaaattgatacgACTTGCGACAAATAAACTTTGGGTCTGCGTCCGATTGACAAAACAACTATTAACTATTAGACTTTGAAATGCTTGACTCGAGATGGCAAGTTGTCGTTTGGTTTCCAGGCAAGGAATTCATCTGGATGCAACATAGGGTACATTCTATCTACAGGTGTATTGTCAGTATTCCGATGGTGGATAGGTTTACAGTTGACGACGCCTAGCTTGCCGAGAGTGGACCGATACGACCTGTAcgtataaaaaataaacaaaagcaATGCAAGAGTTTAGAATAATTAATATAAGCAGTTTTAAACGTGCAATAAAAGCCACTTCAAGCATAAAACAAAATCAGTGCTCAGCAAAAAATGAAACggtattttgaaatcggacACTCTGCTTTTTGCACCAACGCAAATATCTTAAACGTTACAAAATGTGTACGTaagatatatgaataaaagcTGGTTCCCCAGGCGCGAATTGAAAATAGAGACAGTTCCTTTATTTCGATGGATGAAAATAGGTTAAACCTGatcttatttcacaaactgaCTCGACGGCGGAACCGTTTCAGAATGTTCTCGCTGCCCGGTCCCTTCATGTCCCGTCCAAAGTCTTTCTAAGAACTATACATATAGCACATAATAATGTTCTTTTTCAGTTGTCAAAAACATTGAGTAACTAAGAATTGCATGCTACTAAATCAAGCACTTGTCAAAAGGACCACCATTACAGACTACCCAAAAGAAGCTGGGATTTTTGCCGCCGAAAGTTAGGATTTTGAATATCGGGTAAAATTGTAGGCATATCCCAGTGTAAGAACTCTAGTGGGTGTATGATGCTATAAACATCATCACGCTTTAATTTCAACAGATAATTCGGTGGTTTTCGTTTAACGGGAGAGCGCACTTCCCTGTGCGCGGCCGATGTCGTCTGTTGGTTGATCGCTGGTAAAAACAACCCGCGTCGCTTCGTCATCGCCGCAGATCTGCAAAATTCATAAAACTTATCGACacacgatttttttttttcattgcttGTAGTCACACAATTCTTATCCTTATTGGATTTCCAAGCCAAGGGTGGTTTGAGGGTTACTTTGGGGCTGTagaaacagtttttagagCGGGATAATATTTTCCTTTGTTGCATCATCTTGATCAAAGCTCTGAGTCGAATTCGAAGTTCATTATCATGTATattataatacatgtatatatcagtttttcatttccattgcttcgaaaaaagaaaattaattcagtcgcatttatttgtttttcgttgattttatttcaaaagaaaacaaaacaaaaaccaaaCAATGGTTAATATACGTATAGTTGTTCAAAAGCAGTcgaatgtatttgtatttcacGCTATCCTGTATATTTCAGGTTCCAAAAGCCATATTACTGTCATTTTTCTAAAGCTTATAATTCGTACTTCTGGTGTCATTTCATGATTGTCACGCTTTTACAGATGAAAATAACTTAAAGCAACTGTTATTTGTAAATTGTTATATCTATGGTAGCCTATTTTCGAATTTCTTCATGGACTTTTCGAAATAATTTTTCGGTCCTTAATGCGGGGTTTGCATCATGACTTGTACATGAAAGTCCCCATTTAATTTGCGTAGAATATCGAATTTGTCTTTTTGTAAATGTTGCCTGCGGTTATTACGGTTTTCGTCACACGTATAAGCCGTATTGTCTTTATTGTTATCGTACATAACTGTGTAAGCGGCGTCTACGTGAGGCATGCGCGAGTGGCGCCCTCTATAGCGGTTCCAGAACCCATCGTCATTCAGTCGGAATCGATCGAGCTTCAGCCTAAAACACAAGCAAATGACTCCTTTACTCGACTGAATAACACGGCGCGAACATTGTGATCCGAATTTATAACTCCAAATCTAGTATGGCTGCCAGGCAGCCATACG includes:
- the LOC141903963 gene encoding uncharacterized protein LOC141903963 isoform X2, with protein sequence MTSYQYHMEALRKQRVLERKQEALRRQAMANEDAQKIGNSLQYRTQMNDGNMSLEPDNRKMSFRYDKDMYDHSRDGPVLDATWYRIKKQLQQEDLVLRNGNKIQGCPSSLLELKYSHTPAFK
- the LOC141903963 gene encoding uncharacterized protein LOC141903963 isoform X3, which encodes MTSYQYHMEALRKQRVLERKQEALRRQAMANEDAQKIGNSLQYRTQMNDGNMSLEPDNRSYRSTLGKLGVVNCKPIHHRNTDNTPVDRMYPMLHPDEFLAWKPNDNLPSRVKHFKV
- the LOC141903963 gene encoding uncharacterized protein LOC141903963 isoform X1; protein product: MTSYQYHMEALRKQRVLERKQEALRRQAMANEDAQKIGNSLQYRTQMNDGNMSLEPDNRLKLDRFRLNDDGFWNRYRGRHSRMPHVDAAYTVMYDNNKDNTAYTCDENRNNRRQHLQKDKFDILRKLNGDFHVQVMMQTPH